The stretch of DNA AAGAGTTTACGATGATGGGAACGAAGCAACTGATTTTCTAAAAGTTGCTTCGCTTCGTATGACCAGATGTAATTTTTACCGCCGTGAACGCAGGCATAATTACAAGCGCATAAAACATAGCGTTAGATCTTAGTCCTTGATTGGCTCTGCGGCCTTGTTGTACCCGGTACGCCCGACGCTGTCGTACGCGTCAAATCCTGCGCGTTTTGCATCTGTCGGCGAATAGATATTGCGCAGGTCGGCCATACGCGGGGCCGCCATTTTGCGGGCGATGCGTTTTAGGTCCAGTGCGCGGAATTCATTCCATTCGGTCAAGATAACCATCAGGTCAGCGTTGTGAACGCATTTATAGGCATCCTCAGACCAGCTGACACCGGGCAACAGGGCCTCGCCCTCGTGTTTGCCCTGAGGGTCGCAGACGCGCACTTTGGCACCGCCTCCGACCAAGGCTGGTACGATGGTCAGGGACGGGGCGTCACGCATGTCATCGGTGTTCGGCTTAAAGGTTACGCCCAGTACACCGATGGTTTTGCCATTGAATGAGCCACCACACAGATCAAGCAGCTTGTCGATCATCCGGCGTTTCATTTCCTCGTTCACGGTGATCACTTTTTCAGTGATTTGCATCGGCAAGCCATGGTCTTGGCCGATCCGGGCGAGGGCCTTAGTGTCTTTCGGAAAGCAGCTGCCGCCATAGCCGGGTCCTGCGTGCAGGAACTTGTTGCCGATACGCCCATCTAGACCGATACCATGCGAAACCTGTTTTACATCCGCACCGGTGCGTTCACACAAAGCGGCGATCTCGTTGATGAATGTGATCTTGGTCGCCAGAAAGGCGTTTGCCGCGTATTTGATCATTTCAGCCGATTCCAGATCAGTGGTGATAATAGGAAAGTCACGCAGGTAAAGCGGGCGGTAGATGTCGGCCATGACCTCTGCTGCGCGCTCGGACTGGACGCCAACAACCACGCGGTCGGGTTTCATGAAGTCTTCGATTGCGGCGCCTTCGCGCAGGAATTCGGGGTTCGAGGCGACATCGAAATCTAGATCAGGATTGGCCTTTTTCACCACGTGTTTGACTTGTCGGTTGGTGCCAACAGGAACGGTGGATTTGGTCACGATCACCAGATAATCATTGGCTGTTTTTGCAATCTCTTCGGCGGCTGCCATGACGTAAGTCAGATCGGCGTGGCCATCGCCACGGCGTGTCGGTGTGCCGACAGCAATAAAGACGGCCTCGGCGTCTTGGACCGCGCTGGTCAGATCAGTGGTAAAGGACAGACGGCCTGCATCAACGTTCTTTTGCATCAGGGCATCGAGACCAGGCTCGTAGATGGGAACGACACCTGCCTGAAGTTGTTCAATCTTGTCGGCGTTTTTATCAACGCAGATTACATCATGCCCGAAATCTGAAAAGCAAACCCCGGAAACAAGGCCAACATAGCCAGTGCCGATCATCGCAATTTTCATGCCAATAATACCTTTAACCTTATAACACCTCTTCTATTGCCTCGCTCAAGCTGAGGCGTCAACAAGTCACTGCGCCATTTTTGCCCATCGCGCCCTTGCAGTCACAACACAATTGCGGCGCGTGGGGGTGCAAGGGATTGTACAAATGCAGCTAGGGCGGTTATTGGAAGAGCAACAGGAACTCCGACTAAGTTATTTTAAGGATGCGCATTCATGGCCGACAATCTTTTTGGCACGGATGGTGTACGCGGTCAGGCAAACCGCTGGCCGATGACCGCAGAAATGGCGCTAAAGCTGGGTGCTGCGGCTGGCCGGTATTTTCGTCGTGATCAGCATGAACACCGGGTTGTTATTGGCAAAGATACCCGCCTGTCAGGTTATATGATTGAATACGCGCTGACAGCCGGGTTTACCTCAACAGGGATGAACGTATTTTTGCTGGGGCCGGTGCCGACCCCGGCGGTGGGTTATTTGACCCATGGTTTGCGCGCGGACGTCGGTGTGATGATCTCCGCCAGCCACAATCCGGCGCAAGACAATGGGATCAAGTTTTTCGGCCCCGATGGGTATAAGCTTAGCGATGAAGCCGAAGCCGGCATTCAGGCCATTCTTGATGAAGGGCCGCGTCTCGCTATGCCCGAGAACATTGGCCGCGCCCGCCGTTTTGAGGATGCTCGGGGTCGTTATGTGGAATATGCTAAAACAACCTTTCCCAATCGCAAACGTTTGGATGGGCTGCGGATCGTGCTGGATTGCGCCAATGGCGCAGCTTACCGGACGGCACCAGCTGTTTTATGGGAGCTGGGGGCCGAGGTGATCCCAATCGGGGTCGAGCCAAATGGCTATAATATCAATCTGGAGTGTGGTTCTACTCATCCTGAGGCGGCGGCGCAGAAGGTATTGGAATCGCGTGCTGATATTGGAATCTGCCTTGATGGCGATGCTGATCGGGTTGTGATCGTGGATGAAAACGGTCAGGTCGCCGATGGCGATCAGATCATGGGGCTGATCGCGACACGCTGGGCACAAGATGGCCGATTGGCGGGGGATACGTTGGTGGCAACGGTAATGTCGAACCTTGGCTTGGAGCGACACCTGAATGCCAAAGGTATTGATCTCAAGCGTACCTCAGTGGGTGATCGTTATGTGGTTGAGGAAATGCGCTCAGGCGGTTTCAATCTGGGTGGAGAGCAATCTGGCCATATCGTGATGAGCGATCATTCGACAACCGGTGACGGCTTGATCGGGGCGTTACAATTTCTGGCCTGCATGGTTGAAACTGATAAAAAAGCCAGCGAGCTGGCGCGGGTATTCGAACCGGTGCCGCAAAAACTAATCAACGTGCGCTATGAAGCAGGGCAGGACCCTTTGGCTGCGGACGCTGTGCAACGGGCGATTGCGGATGGCGAAAAGGCGCTGGGCAGTGAGGGCCGGCTGTTGATCCGTAAATCCGGAACTGAGCCATTGATCCGGGTGATGGCCGAGGCGCTTGATCCGGTGTTAATGGACAAGGTACTGGACAAGGTCGTGTCAGAGGTCAAAACCGCGAGCTAAGGATGCCTGATTTTGAAGGGGCGGACACAAGTGCCTGAAAATGGTATGAAAGGTGTCATAGAATTGCACTTTTTATAGTGAAGAATGCAGCTTATTAGTGAACTGAAGCAGTTGGCCGGGAACGCCCGGATCATTGAAGGTAAGTCAGATTGGGTAAGGTCATGGTTCAAGCAATCACTCCGGTAATTCTGTGTGGCGGGTCTGGAACCCGGCTTTGGCCTCTGTCGCGCCGCAGCTACCCAAAGCAGTTTGTGCCGATGGTCGGGGATGGCAGCCTGTTTCAGCAATCAGCCCAACGTTGCCATGGGACAGGGTACAATGCACCTGTGGTGGTGACCAATTCTGATTTCCGTTTTATCGTGACGCAGCAACTGGCATCGGAAGGGATTGACCCGGGTGCGATCTTGATCGAGCCGGATGCCCGCAATACCGCACCGGCCCTGCTGGCGGCGGCGTTGGTGGTGGCAAAAGGTAATCCTGACGGGTTGATGCTTGCCGCGCCATCAGATCACTATATTGAACAGACAGACGTGTTTCGCCAGACTGTGGCTCGTGGTGCCGAAGCGGCGGCACAGGGACGGATCGTAACCTTTGGCATCGCGCCGGATCGTCCAGAAACCGGTTATGGATATCTGGAATTGGGCGAAATGGCAGATGATGCACCCGTGCACCCGCTGACGCGGTTTGTCGAAAAGCCGGATGAGGCGCGCGCGACCGAGATGCTTGCCGCTGGCAATTTCATGTGGAATTCAGGGATTTTCCTGTATTCCGCGAAAACGCTGATTGAAGCCTTTGAAGCGCATCAGCCCGAGATGCTGGTACATGTGCGCAAAGCTGTAGATGAGGCGCAGGCCGATTTGGGGTTTTTGCGGCTGGCGCCAGAGCCTTGGGGCGATGCTGAAGAGATTTCCATCGACTATGCGATCATGGAGAAAGTCGACAATCTATCGGTGGTGATCCACGACGGCGACTGGTCTGACCTGGGCGGCTGGGAAGCGGTGCGCCAGCACGGTAATGCCGATGAAAATGGTCTGGCAACATCCGGGCCGGTGACGGCGGTGGAGTGTTCCAACACGCTGTTGCGCTCAGAGTCGGATGCACAACAGCTGGTTGGTTTGGGACTGGATAATATTGTCGCCATCGCTATGCCTGATGCAGTGCTGGTCGCCGATCGTTCGCGAGTGCCGGATGTGGGCAAGGTTGTGAAGACTCTGCGTGCAGAAAACGTGGTGCAAGCTGATACGTTCCCGAAGGATCACCGGCCATGGGGCTTTTTTGAAACGCTGACCTTGGGCGAGCGGTTTCAGGTCAAACGTATCGTGGTCAACCCCGGTGCGGCGCTGAGCTTGCAAAGTCATGTTCACCGGGCTGAGCATTGGATAGTGGTCTCGGGCACGGCCCGTGTGACCATTGATGATGAGGTCAAGCTGATCACAGAAAACCAGTCGGTCTTTATCCCGTTGGGGGCCGTACACCGGATGGAAAACCCCGGCAAAGTTCCGATGGAGTTGATCGAGGTTCAGACAGGTAGCTATCTGGGCGAAGATGACATCATCCGCTACGAAGATGTCTATTCCCGTGGGCAAGGCGCCAAGGGATAAGCGTCGCTGCGGCGATAGCAGAGTACTATTTGCCCAACGTTGACAGGGTAAATGTCTGATCCGTACCAAGCCTGTTTTCGATATGCATGCGGGGGGTGGCCCCTCCTGTTTCGATGGCAAGGTTGATGGCAGCGGCTGGGCCTGTGGTGCCTGTCAGGGCCCCGGTTTGAAAGTTCAGGGTGCTGGCGGGGTTCACGAACATGGCCATAAAATTAGACGCCCCAGTCAGTGCGCCAGTCATGGAAAAAAGATAGCTGTGTCCGGGTAAATCTATGCCCAGCCAGAGCAGCATGCGTGCCGGATCTGACCACGGAATATCAAACGAATGAACGGTATCATTGGTGATGAACATGTCATCAAAATAGATTTGCCCTTGCGGTGTGTGCAGGGCGGCGGTGCCAGCTTGAACTGACAGTGCTGTTCGAAACGTGCTGCCATCGGCACTGGCTTTAATGGCAAAATCATCTGATCCGGTTGTGCCCATCTCGGCCCTGCCAGACCAACCTGTCTGGAACAGCAGGCTGTTTGTGTCGGTTGCACTTGCTTTGTTGATTTTGAGTTGGTGACCGTGACCGTCATGGGTCAGAAGCGTGGCCTCGGACGCGACGGCCAGCCGGTTTGTCGCATCAGATGTTGTGGCGATGCCAACCCCGGATAAGTTTTGTGTGGGCGCCTCTACAAGTGCCCAGGTAGTGCCATCGAAACGCAGCTGTGCCCCTGTGGCGATCACATCGGCACGCCAGCCATTTGATGGGGTGAAAAAATCCCAACCAGCAGCGCCAAAGACAGCAATGTCACCACCATGACCGGCCCAACCGCTGCTGCCGCTATCGGCCACAATGTGGCGTTCGCCCTGCGCTGGCGAGGCGGGCGGGGCGCTGTTTTCATATCCTAGAACACTCAGCTGCGTCACCGCGTCCAGAATGCGCAGAGCTTCGTTATGCGTGACATGCTTTTGTGATTGCGACGGTTGAATATACGGCAAGGAGAGCGCTGGAGATGATTGTGACATTGTGAACGACCTTTTGTGACGGGCTGACATGACCCTGTTTCCGAATGGTTAAGAAACGACGTGCATTGCGTTCGGTGTGCCGTGGTGGCGCTGTGCAATAGGGAAAAATTTGAATGATTTAGAGTTAAATTGTTCATCTTTTGTTCACGTCAATCTGTCAGCGTCTTTCAATCAAATAGATGAGCAGAAGGAGGCCGATGTGCCGCGCACAGAGATAACTGTGGTTGGGCATGTACCCGGGGCGGAAGAGGCTGGGTTAATCGGCATCACAGATCTGAGTGTGCTGGATAGTTCAACAGGTAAAATGCTCATCACGACAACCCGCGGTGGCGGACAGTTGGTGCGCTATCAGATAGATCCTGTGACGGGGATCGCAACATATTTTGACCATCTGGATCTTGAGCTTAGCTGGCTGCAACTAGAACAGGTTGACCTAATTCATCGCTCTGGTCCATCAGGGGGTGAACTTTTGCTGATCGGGATGAATGGGGCTCAGATCAGGTCGCTTTTTGATGGTGGTACGCAATTCACTGCGCGTGGGCTTAGTGGTGAAGACCCGTACAATCTGATGGAGTTGGAGATTTTTGACAGCGGTGCGTCTGATGTTGCGATCGGGGCGCTGCGCACCGGGGGATTGGTGCAGCTGGAATTTGATGCTGCAGGAAACCTGATAGCTACGGCGCTTCCCATTGCATCAAATCTGCAAAAGGATCGGGTTTCTGACTTGCTTTCTTTACGCGTTGGCGGGACGGACTATGCCATTGCAAGCTGGTTGACAGAAGAAACCATAGGGGTATTTCGCAAAAATCCAGATGGTAGCTTGGATCACGTGGATTACCTCGTGCCGGATACCGATCTGTTTACTGTCACTACAATTGAGGCGATTGCAGGTGTTCAGGTTGCAGGCCACACTTATGTTGTTGTGGCTGCGTCTGGCAGTGGGTCTTTGACCGTGTTGAGGTTGCTGCCCGATGGGCAGCTTCAGGTGGTGGATCACATCCTGGATAATCGAGAAACCCGCTTTGATGATGCCAAATTCATCGAGGTGTTGCAGATGAATGGGCAAAATTTTGTTTTGGTTGCTGGCAATGATAACGGCCTGAGCCTGTTGACGGTTTTGCCTGATGGTCGCTTGCACCATCTCGAGAGCTTTGCAGGCACGGCTGAGGTCCCGTTGCATGGGATCAGCAATGTAGAGATGACACTACATAACAGCACCTTAAATATATGGGTTTCGACAGAGTCCGCCCCTTACCTTGTGGCATTTCAGGTGGCGCTGTCCCTGGTCGAAACTATCCGCATGGCGGCCGGGTCTGGCGGTGTTCTACTTGGCGGAAATGGTGATGATATATTGTCTGGACTGGGGGGCGCAGAACGGATTGAGGGGGGCAATGGTGATGACATCATCCTTGACGGTGGCGGGGCGGATACACTGATCGGTGGGGCCGGTGCTGATGCATTTATTTTTACAGCAGATGGTGAGGTGGATCAGATTGATGACTTTGACCCCGCTCATGATCTCATTGATTTGACGGGGCTTGGCGTGCATTGGAGTTATGCAGCGCTTGTGATGCTCCAGCGGGACTGGGGGGTCGAGTTGAGGTACGCGCAGGAACATTTTGAACTGCGTGGCATTGGCTCAGACCGTTTGAATTCAAGTGATCTAACGCAGAGTAACTTTATCTCTACTGACCGCGTCAGTGGAGCCGTTTTGAATCCTACAGCACAGATTACCAGCATGACGGGCACCGATAGGAGTGAGCGGATTTTGGGTGCCGATTCAGCTGATTTTATCTCTGGTTTGGCGGGTCATGATAGCCTGTACGGTGAAGCAGGTTACGACACGTTGCTGGGCGGTCTTGGTCAGGATAAGTTGTATGGTGGTGGGGGTAATGACCACCTTGATGGCGGCGCAGGTCACGGCCAGTTGCATGGCGCAGATGGCAATGACACGCTGATCGGCGGTGACGATGTTGACTGGCTGTACGGCGGTGCAGGCCACGACAGCATGACCGGGGCAGGCGGCGACGACTGGTTCACCGGCGATGATGGCAACGACACGATCTCGGGCGGTGCGGGTTATGACCGGCTGTATGGTGGCGATGGCGATGACCACCTTGATGGCGGTGCGGGCCACGGTCGGCTGTATGCCGGAGACGGCGATGACACGCTGATCGGCGGTGACGATGTTGACTGGCTGTACGGTGGCGCAGGCCACGACAGCATGACCGGGGCAGGCGGCGACGATTGGTTTACCGGTGAAGCGGGCAACGACACAATCTCGGGCGGTGCGGGTTATGATCGGCTGTATGGTGGCGATGGCGATGACCACCTTGATGGCGGTGCGGGCCACGGTCGGCTGTATGCCGGAGACGGCGATGACACGCTGATCGGCGGTGACGATGTTGACTGGCTGTACGGTGGTGCGGGCAACGACAGCATGACCGGGGCAGGCGGCGATGACTGGTTTACCGGCGAAGCGGGCAACGACACGATCTCGGGCGGTGCAGGCTATGACCGGCTGTATGGTGGCGATGGCGATGACCACCTTGATGGCGGTGCGGGTCACGGCCGGCTGTATGCCGGAGACGGCGATGACACGCTGATCGGCGGTGACGATGTTGACTGGCTGTACGGTGGCGCAGGCCACGACAGCATGACCGGGGCAGGCGGCGACGATTGGTTTACCGGCGAAGCGGGCAACGACACGATCTCGGGCGGTGCGGGTTATGACCGGCTGTATGGTGGCGATGGCGATGACCACCTTGATGGCGGTGCGGGTCACGGCCGGCTGTATGCCGGAGACGGCGATGACACGCTGATCGGCGGTGACGATGTTGACTGGCTGTACGGTGGCGCAGGCCACGACAGCATGACCGGCGCAGGCGGCGACGACTGGTTCACCGGCGAAGCGGGCAACGACACGATCTCGGGCGGTGTGGGCTATGATCGGCTGTATGGTGGCGATGGCGATGACCACCTTGATGGCGGTGCGGGCCACGGTCGGCTGTATGCTGGAGACGGCGATGACACGCTGATCGGCGGTGACGATGTTGACTGGCTGTACGGCGGTGCGGGCAACGACAGCATGACCGGCGCAGGCGGCGACGACTGGTTCAGAGGTGATGCTGGCAACGACACGCTGAATGGTGGCGCTGGTGATGATACGTTGATCGGATCGAGCGGCGCGGATACCTTTGTGTTTGCCGACGGGCATGGCCATGATGTGGTAACGGATTTTGCTGCGAGCAGTGCGCTGGAAAAAATCGACCTGAGCGGTGTGAGCGCGCTAAGCGGCATTGGCGGGGTCCACGACGCAGCCAGCCAAGAGGGCCGCAATGTGTTGATCAACACTGGCGATGACACCTCCATCCTCCTCCAAAACACGACCCTCGCACAGCTCGATACAACAGACTTTATCTTCTGATCCGGAAAGGGGGGGGCGAAGGTGTTTCATTTTCCCCCACACCGAACAGGGAAATCGGCTGGCGCAACGGCGATATAATTTCGTATAGAGCTTTTGAATGCGCTCCGAAGCTTTGAAAAGCCTTCGGTGCGTTGAACATCAAGGGTGCCGACCGCACCGCGTATTCGAATCGGAGAGATCGAAATGGAAGGGATAATCGAAAGTCTGGGGAGCTTCTTGCCGCTAGTTGTCAATGTTGGCAAAGCGCTATTGATCCTCGTGGTCGGTTGGAGCTTGGCTGGTATGATCAGCGGTATGGTCCGCCGCCGTATCCAGAAGAACGAAAATATCGACAAAACACTGGGTAATTTCGTCGCCAGCATCATCAAATGGGTGATCCTGCTGATGGTTCTTGCCGCTGTTTTGGCCGTGTTTGGAATTCAGACCACAAGCATTGTTGCCATGCTGAGCGCTGCGACATTGGCAATTGGTCTTGCCCTGCAGGGCACATTGAGCGATCTGGCATCGGGCTTCATGCTGATCCTGTTCCGCCCATACAAGATCGACCAATATGTTGATATTGGCGGGACGGCCGGAACCGTGGTGGATATCAATCTGTTTGTGACCGAACTGGTTACGGTTGATAACGTACAGATCATCATTCCTAATGGTCAGGCTTGGGGCGCAACGATTTCCAACTACTCGCATCATGCGACACGCCGTCTAGACCTGACATTTGGCATTGATTATGGCGATGACGCCGAAAAGGCGATGCAAATCATTCTGGATGTGGCTGGCAAAGATGCACGTGTTCTTACAGGTCCAGAACCATGGGTGCGTGTCACCAATTTGGGCGACAGCTCGGTCGATCTGACGGCGCGCTTGTGGTGTGATGGCGCGGATTATTGGGAGCTCAAGTTTGAGATGACCAAAGCTGTGAAAGAAGCCTTCGACAAGGGCGGTGTCACAATCCCTTACCCACATTCAGTGGAAATTCAGAAGGCGGGTTAATCATACCCCTGAGTTTTAGACAAAAAACAGCCGCCCAAAGGGGCGGCTGTTTTCATTTGATCCGTGTATTTGGTCCGCGTATCAGATTGCCGTTTTCAGGCTTTCATCGAGATAGATCTCACGCAGGCGGCGGGCAACTGGGCCGGGGGTGCCATCGCCGAGTGCGATGCCGTCAATCTCCACCACTGGCATGACAAAAGCACTGGCGGATGTGGTAAAGGCCTCGTCCGCTTCTTTCGCTTCATCGATGGTGAACAGACGTTCTTCGATCTCCATCTGCGACTCGGCGGCCAGACGCAATACAGCCTTGCGGGTGATCCCGTGTAGGATGTTGTTGGACAGTGGACGGGTGACGATTTTACCGTCCTTGATGAAATAGGCGTTGTTCGAGGTGCCCTCGGTCACATAGCCATCTTCGATCATCCAGGCATCATCACATCCGGCGGCCTTGGCCATCATCTTGCCCATGGAAGGGTAAAGCAGCTGTACGGTTTTGATGTCACGGCGGCCCCAGCGGATGTCTTCGATCGAGATGATCTTGGCACCCTGCTTTGCGGCAGGGTTGTCGGCGAGGCCGGGTTTGTTCTGGGTGAATAAAACAATGGTTGGCTTCGTTGTGGCGGGATCTGGAAAGGCAAAATCACGATCGCCATCACTGCCACGGGTGACCTGCAGGTAGACAAGCCCTTCGTCGATCTCGTTGATTCGAACGAGTTCACGATGGATCTCTAGCAACTCTTCCTTACTGCAAGCCGCTTGCATGTCGAGCTCGTCCAGAGAGCGTTGCAGGCGTACGGCATGGCCTTCAAAGTCGATCAGCTTGCCGCCCAGAACGCTGGTGACCTCATAAACGCCATCGGCCATAAGGAAGCCACGATCAAAGATCGAGATCTTGGCCTCAGTTTCGGGCAGGTATTCGCCATTTACATAGACAGTGCGCATTTCGTCATCCCCACAGTTCTGGCAGGGGTGGATAAACCCCGGCGTCATCAAATTTCAAAGCGTTGTCTCGGTCTTCGGCCAACAAGAGCGGCCCGTCAAGATCTGTGATCATCGCGCCTTGGGCCACCAGTGTCGCCGGCGCCATGGCCAGAGAGCTGCCAACCATGCAACCAACCATGACTTTGTAGCCTTCGGCCAAAGCCGCACGGCGCAATTCCAATGCTTCGGTCAAGCCGCCGGTTTTATCCAGCTTGATGTTCACCACATCATATTTGCCCTTGAGATTGAGCAGGCTGCGGCGGTCATGGCAGCTTTCGTCGGCGCAAACGGGCACGGGTCGTTCCATTCCGATTAACGCCTCGTCTTCGCCAGCGGGCAGAGGCTGTTCAACCAAGGCGACACCCAAACGTACTAGATGCGGCGCAAGATCAGCGTAGACAGCGGCGCTCCACCCTTCGTTGGCATCGACAATGATGGTTGATTTGGGCGCACCTGCGCGCACCGCCTCAAGTCGGGGCATGTCATCTGGTGTACCCAACTTGATTTTTAATAGCGGGCGAAAGGCGTTTTCAGCGGCCTGTGCCTGCATCTTTTCGGGTGTGTCGAGAGAAAGCGTATAAGCGGTAATTTCTGGGCCGGGGGCGGCGATCTCTGCCATCTCCCATGCACGCTTACCGGCTTGTTTGGCCTCAAGATCCCAAAGCGCACAGTCAACTGCATTGCGCGCAGCACCGGCGGGCAGCAGATCGTAAAGAGCGTTGCGCGTTATTTCTTGGGGCAGAGCTGCAATCTCGGCTTCGACACTGTCGAGTGTCTCATTGTAACGAGCGTAAGGTACACATTCGCCCCACCCACTGTACGCGCCATCAGTGACCTGAACGGTGAGAACTTTGGCTTCGGTTCGCGAACCGCGGCTGATGGTGAAAACCTGTGCAAGCTTGAATGTGTCGCGGGTGACAGAAATCTGCATGCGCTGTCCTTATATAGTCAGGTGGCATTTGCCGGAGGGCGTGCGCACCCCGGCAAATGCCGTCAGATCACATTGCGGCCAGCGCGTCCACCAGCTTGGTCGAGCCGAAACGATACGGGTCTGTCGCGGGCAGGCCCATTTGTGCCTCAACTTCGCTCAGATAGCTGTGCGCATCGTCTTCTGACATATGCTGTGTGTTGACCGAAATGCCGACCACCTGACAGTTAGGGTTGGCAACCTGTGCGATGGGCAGCGCGGTGTCACGCAGTTTTTCCAAGCTAGGAAGTGAGTATCCCGGCAGGCCGCGCATGTGGTCGCGCGTTGGTTCGTGGCAGAGGATCAGCGCATCGGGTTGGCCGCCGTGGATCAACGCCATGGTCACACCAGAGTAAGAGACGTGAAACAGGCTGCCCTGACCTTCGATCATATCCCAGTGGTCATCATCATTGTCGGGGGTCAGATACTCAATGGATCCTGCCATGAAGTCGGCAATAACTGCGTCGAGTGGCACACCGTGGCCGGTGATAAGGATGCCGGTCTGGCCTGTTGCACGGAAAGTGGCCTTTATGCCGCGTGCGGTCATTTCACGCTCCATCGCCATGGCGGTATACATCTTGCCAACGGAACAGTCGGTGCCAACAGCGAGACAGCGCTTGCCGCTGCGTTTGACACCGTTTGCAATCGGATAACCAACGGTTGGCACGCGGACGTCGTGCAGGGTACCACCAAAGGTCTGCGCAGCTGCAACCAGATCGCCCTCGTCGCGCAGCAGGTTGTGAAGGCCAGATGCCAGATCGAAGCCCATCTCCAGCGCCTCAACCAAGACGTCTTTCCATGCTTGGCTGATGACGCCACCGCGATTGGCTACGCCAATGACGATGGTTTTGACACCAGCCTCACGTGCTTCTGTCAAAGACATGTCCTTTAGGCCCAGATCCGCGCCACAACCGGGCAGGCGGATCTGACCAAGGGCGTTTTCTGGGCGCCAGTCGCGAATGCCGATAGCCACTTTGGCAGCCAACATGTCGGGCGCATCGCCCAGGAAAAGCAGATAAGGTGTTTCAATCATGGCGCATATCCCATCCCAGAATTCGAATCTATGGTATTTTCATAAGAATTTCACGCGATATGTTATCGATTTGACGCGAGATTCTGGAATGGTTCGAATATATGCCGATTATTTTCCTATATATTCGAAGATCCTTCTTATGTTTCGGTTTCCTCCGCGGCCATTGCTTCAGCTTGAAGCATCCCGGGTTGGGCCATGCCGAGAACACCGGTTGGTTGCACCTCACCTGTATCTTCAGGAGCTTCGGTACTGACACGTCTGGCGATCGCAATCAAAGCGACACCTACGCCGATCACAGCGATCATAATTTGCAGACCTCGCCCGTCTGCCATTTGCGTGGCATTGGGGCCAAGCAACATGCCAAAAACCTGACCCAATTGCAGCAAAAAGACCATCGTACCACTCGCCGGCACAATTTGCCCCGCGCTCAGTTGATCGTTCGCGTGCGCTGCAAGGATCGAATAAACCGGGAGGGTTGAGGCTGCTATGATCGCGAAACCAAAGACGATATGGGAGGGCGATGTGTCCACCACCATCCAAAGGGCTGCGATGGCTGAGATGCCGCCCAAAGCGATCACCACATAACGCCGGTCAGTGTTGTCCGAGATCCATCCTAACGGATATTGAACAACGGCTGCTGC from Roseovarius sp. EL26 encodes:
- the dgcN gene encoding N-acetyltransferase DgcN codes for the protein MIETPYLLFLGDAPDMLAAKVAIGIRDWRPENALGQIRLPGCGADLGLKDMSLTEAREAGVKTIVIGVANRGGVISQAWKDVLVEALEMGFDLASGLHNLLRDEGDLVAAAQTFGGTLHDVRVPTVGYPIANGVKRSGKRCLAVGTDCSVGKMYTAMAMEREMTARGIKATFRATGQTGILITGHGVPLDAVIADFMAGSIEYLTPDNDDDHWDMIEGQGSLFHVSYSGVTMALIHGGQPDALILCHEPTRDHMRGLPGYSLPSLEKLRDTALPIAQVANPNCQVVGISVNTQHMSEDDAHSYLSEVEAQMGLPATDPYRFGSTKLVDALAAM